In the genome of Budorcas taxicolor isolate Tak-1 chromosome 7, Takin1.1, whole genome shotgun sequence, the window aaataaatgatttgattatttttacCCAAGAATAAATTGTCCTTTTCTGATTTGTCAATATTAAATGTTGATATCAACATTTGAGATAGCTTCCCTGTCAGATATAGTTAAGTAATATCACATGACAGTGTACTAGAAGAATGCAACATGAATAACCAAAAATTGCTCCATCAGCAGTCATGATACACGGAATAAAATATCCAGTACAAAGTGCCATTTATTGTTTCCATTGgtgcttattttttttcctttgaatgttATAATATTAACTACCTTATGGAAACATTTTCATTGACAGtcctatataaaatatatgtgatagaaatgatcatatttttattgacaatttcaaatattacatttttaactTATAAATTATTAGTTTACCAATGTAAGTTTTAAATATGGAACAGTTTAATATGTTGTATCATATTGGTTccaaataatatgtataaaaaaagttatttcatgGCAAGTTTTCACAAGCCACATATTATTGGAAGATTAATTCCCCTACACATACATATTCAGGACCCTGACATAGATTTTGTACAATATATTTGGAATTCCAAATGTGAAGtaatttcaaatatattgaaATTATATGTTTGACTTCTTTATTGTGGTGAATATGCACactataaaattttctatttatcagTTTTTATGTAGACAAGTCAATGACATCAGGTCCACTGACATTACTGTGCAATAATTATCCACATCACCACAGAACATTTTTATCTTACCCATCTGAAACTCCATACTCATGAACACTAACTCCATTTCTTCCACTTACCAGTGCCTaacaacagtgtcagactttattttggggggctccaaaatcactgcagatggtgactgcagctatgaaattaaaagacgcttactccatggaagaaaagttatgaccaacctagatagtatattcaaaagcagagacattactttgccgactaaggtccgcctagtcaaggctatggtttttcctgtggtcatgtatggatgtgagagttggactgtgaagaaggctgagcgccgaagaattgatgtgtttgaattgtggtgttggagaagactcttgagggtcccttggactgcaaggaaatccaaccagtccattctgaaggagatcagccctgggatttctttggaaggaatgatgctaaagctgaatctccagtactttggccacctcatgcaaagagttgactcattggaaaagactctgatgctgggagggactgggggcaggaggagaaggggatgacccatgatgagatggctggatggcatcacggacttgatggacgtgagtctgagtgaactccggaagatggtgatggacagagaggcctggcgtgctgcgattcatggggtcgcaaagagtcggacacgactgagcgactgaactgaactgaactgaactgaacaatcatCAGTGCACTTTGTTTCTATGTATTTGATCACCCATTGTAAACCTGTATGTGAAATAATAAACATGGGTAGTCATGACTGCATTATTTTACTTTGCATAATATCGCCAACCTTCATCCAAGCTATAACATATAGAAGAAAGCCCTTCATTTTGAAGGGTTAGTCattcttttcaggcaagaaaattggaatgggttgccatttatttcctgCTGGAGGCGATACTCCAAccctgggatagaacccatgtctcttgcccctcctgcattggcaggcagattctttaccagtgttccacctgggaatcccatatgatattttttctttgttttcctgtaaattttcatatcattttccacagtggttaCACTGCTTTGCATTATGTTGCATATTATCTAATTTCCTCATATTCTTGTCAAcactttttgttaatttttgccaTTAAAGTGTGAGATGTGATATcttgtagttttgacttgaaattttctataattagtcttgttgagcatattttcctctgtttattgTCTTTGAGAAATACTTCaagtattttgcccatttttaaattaggttttgttgttgttgaatgtGTAGTTTTATGTATAACCCCTCTATCAATCCATCACCAAAtacatattttgcaaatatttttttctattctgagGGTTTCTTATTTCCTATATTAATAAATTTCTATAAtgcacagaagcttttaattttgataaaagtcCAATTTACTTATATTTGTTGGTTTTACACATGCTTTTGATGTTATATCCAAGAAAGAAGAGCTAAACTCAATGTCATGAAGTTTTTCCACCGTATTTTCCTCTAAAACTTTGtgattttagttttatatttaacaCTTTGATCCTTATTTAAGTTAAttcttgtgtatggtgtaagacaAAGCAATATATCCACATAATGGCTTTGAGACCcatgtcaaaaatattttttctggtaTCTCTGTTTTATATTGTTGCATTAAGTCTGTCTTTTTGTAAATACtatactatttttattatcatagTTTTGTAAGTTTTGAATCAGAAACAGTGGATTCTCAAATTCTGGCTATTCTCAGTATCTTGAGATTTGTAAGAATTTTAGAATGTATTTTTGTGTTTCTGCCTGAAAAACCCATTGGCATTATGTAGAGATatttaactggagaaggcaatggcaacccactccagtactcttgcttgaaaaatcccatggacggaggagcctggtaggctgcaatccatggggtcactaagagtcggacacgactgagcgacttcactttcacttttcactttcatgcactggagaaggaaatggcaacccactccagtgttcttgcctggagaatcccagggatgggggagcctggtgggctgccgtctctggggtcgcacagagttggaaacaactgaagcaacttggctgcagcagcagcagggatattTAATTGCACCTGTTGTTCGCTTATAGttttgacatcttaacaatattcaTTTTTCAAGCTAGGATCACATAGTGCTCTtccattttttttgtctttcaatttttctcagtGATGTTTTGTGATTTTCAGTGAAGAAGTTATTGCCTTCTTTAAGTTTATTCCCAGGGATTTTACTCTTTTTCATGATATGGTAGATACAAATTTTTCCTAAATTCTTTTTGGTATTGTATATTATAAATGGATATCAATACAATGGCAGCTTTATCAATTCTAACAGATTTTTGGTGGACTCATTGCAAGTTTATATATCTAAAACTTCCTTGCCTTGTTTTATCTCTTAAAGGAAAAGTTTTCAatctttcaccattgagtataatgttagATGTGAGATATTTTATTGAAACAAAGTAAGAACATGATCTCAGCCACCTACAGGACAAAACAAACTTTCATAAACCCACTCCTCCTGATCCACAAagcaaaattttataatattttaagttttcccTTCTATTTACTTGTATATTTCTCAACAATATGCTTACCTTCTCATGCTTCAGTTTgtttcagttcaatcactctttcaggtccgactctttgtgaccctgtggactgcagcacgccaggcctccctgtccatcaccaactcctggagcttactcaaactcatgaccattgagtcggtgatgccatccaaccatctcaccctctgtcatccccttctcctcccaccttcaatctttctcagcatcagggtcttttccattgagtcagttctttgcatcaggtggccaaagtattggagtttcagcttcaatatcagtccttccaatgactattctggactgatttcctgtaggatggactggttggatatccttgctgtccaaaggactctcaagagtcttctccaacaccacagttcaaaaacatcaattcttgaacgctcagctttctttgtagtccaactctcacatccatacatgactactggaaaaaccataactttgactagatggacctttgttgtcaaagtaatttctctttttcatatgTTGTCTTATGCTTAATTACTAAACATTAAGTATCATCTCTTGATTACATCCACTCTGGCCGCAGTGGATGGAGACCTTCCCCTTCCACATATAACTGCCTCCAACTACCTTTTATCTTTCCCCTTTCCATCATAGTTAAATCCCACTTTGTGTCTATGATGGTTAGGTTGAGAACACTTTTCCATCTTCTAGTATACATTgctaaagtagaaaaatattaattactGTAAAACCTTATATTTTAGTCTTTCCATATGAATAGTTCCTCTTATTTTGCTTTCCACAGTCAAGAAACTTTAAGGTGGTACTGAGAATTTCAAGAAAATGTTTTGAGAAATGTTAAGAATTTCATAAGAAAatcctttttaataaaatatttattaatttttctgtattctgCTTATGTTGTACAGTCACTCAAATATATCAGTTCTTAAAATGctattctttataattttaacttcATCATTATTACAATTTTTCCAATATAGATAACTCCAGTTCTTTATTACAGAGTAGTAAAACTTTAAACAATATTCAGCCTGACTAAAATAATACTATAGAaatatattattgttttaaactTGAATTATGTACTCTTGTGTCTGCCTTTAGGAATAATTACATGAATGACCCATGGGAAATTATAATCAAACATCAACTGATTTCATCTTATTGGGATTGTTTCCCTCTTCAAGAACTGGtctgttcctttttattctcattgttttcattttcttaatggctCTAGTTGGTAACCTTTCCATGATTCTTCTCATCTTTCTGGACATCCGTCTTCACAAGCCCATGTATTTTCTGCTTAGCCAGCTCTCCCTCATGGATCTGAACTACATCTCTACCACTGTTCCCAAAATGGCCTATGATTTTCTGTTTGCAAACAAGTCTATCTCCATCATTGGGTGTGGGATTCAGAGCTTCTTCTTGACTATGGCATGTGCAGAAGGATTGCTTTTGGCCTCTATGGCTTATGATCGTTATGTGGCCATTTGCTTTCCTCTTCATTATCCTGTCAGAATCAGCAGAAGAATGTGCATATTGATGATAACAGGATCTTGGATAATGGGCTCTATCAACTCCTGTGCCCACACCACGTATGCCCTCCGTATCCCTTATTGCCAATCCAGGTCCATCAatcatttcttctgtgatgtCACAGTCATGTTGACAATAGCCTGCATTGATACAACGGTCTATGAATACACAGTGTTTCTGAGCACCACACTTTTCCTTTTGCTGCCCTTCATTGGTATTGCTTTTTCCTATGGCCgtgttctccttgctgtctatCGCATGAACTcagcagaaaggaagaagaaggcCTATTCAACCTGCAGCACCCACCTCGCTGTGGTTTCTTTCTACTATGCATCCTTTGTTTACATGTATCTACGCCCAAGATTTCTGCGTACTCCAACAGAGGACAAAGTTCTGGCTGTCTTTTACATCATCCTTACCCCGATGCTCAATCCTATTATCTACAGCCTGAGAAACAAGGAGGTGATTGGGGCCCTGAGAAGAGTAACTCAGAGAATCTCTCCTATGAAAATGTAGACTAAATTTTTGCATGAATATGaggagttatatatatatatatatatatatatatatatatatatatatatatattataactgtattgttatatatatatatttatatattatatataatttatatatttttaatatatataactatatagtcattaaaaatattatttaattaaatgaaaagagTAAAATGGATTTAGAGGACAAGAAAATAGTTCATATCTTGAAAAATCTCAAtcttatttcttgtttctttttttttaaatcaatttcaaatgcatttttgttGATAGACTGACAACTAGAAAGATTCCCTGTCATTTAGTAGTGAACATGGACATTAACTGAATAACAGAATAGCATTCACCATAACAGTTCCACAGTTTTCAATACATTTTTCAATAGGTCTGAAccacattttctgaatgtttagataaaattaaaagacagaataCTTTTTGTTCTTCTTATAGTATAACCATAATTACcagtaacacttttttttttttaatttcaataaggGGAAACTTTCTGTTAGAGATTTAGCTGAGAATTCTGAAGTCCTTATACCACTCTGAACAGAAACTGAGTTTATGCTAATTACAGGGTGATGCATCTATCATGTTAGGTATACCTGGAAATCAACAATAGGCCTTGAAAATGCCACAAGAGATTGCTAAGACAATTATAGAAGTGGGTCAGCATTTAGTCTCATTAGTGGAAATTAAAACTGTTGAGGAATTCCATGCAAACAGCTACTCTCAAATAGCTACCCTCAAAACATACTGTGTACCTGCTAAATTGCCATTACAACTTTTGTATAAGATGATGTCTCTCAAATGAGATTTTATTCTCTACTCACTACATCCCATAGTTTTACTGGGAAAGTTAACTTTGTAAACTAATTTTCTTACTTCATATGATGGCTTGATCACTTTCTTAAGCAGATCTCATCACTGTATCAACAAAAATTCATCAGTTCACGTAAATTTCCATGTAAATTGTTATCCATTCGTGATCAATGCAGAAATGCACTGAACCTCTCACCTGTGGCAGAGAAGGGGAGGTTCATATTCTACATAATATGCAAGGCAAATCCCAAAATGAACATATGAGGAtcttgctaaaaaataaaaaaataaaaaaatgttagaTTATTGCTGCTCAAACTtagttttttcttcaaaattaattCTTTAGTTGTGAAATGAAATTACACATtccaaaaaaattatatatgtatatatatatatatatatatagcatataaacATAATGGTTCATTGTCAGATTTGGGAGATCAATCCTTTCCACTTTATTTTCACTAAATTTAAAGCTTTAGAAACTTTATTCTCTGTTAATATAATTATAGTGTTTTCAGCATCTGGTGATAAATACTAAGTTTCAATGaatttttgatgatttttaatatttaaattttaaaagattctttctgCTTATGTTACTGGAACTATTAGGAGTGCTTATAGTTTAGGAGAATATCAGGCTGaatttttgataaattatattaaatataaattctagTACACACATATCTGATGAttcaaaaggagaagaaatgttttctaaaagtGTTTATCTTATGAAGCAGCTTCAAGTTATCAATTAATACAAATCTATTTTATACAAGTCTAAATTTaactttaaacataaatttagTCAATGGCATTTTAATGATTCATCTTCAATTTCTGACAATTAGTTGACTTTGTATAAGAATGATGTTTCAATTATCTGCTCACTCATTTTATCACTACACATtcaattataagaaaattaattttaaaaatgtttgaataattgttttctgaaaatttacatgaaaatggTATGCTTTTCCACCTCTGatctttcaaattaattttaaatctttaagcaagctttaaatattatttctaagcCTGTGGacatttgttttacaatatttcaagagttttaaaaaccatatattttatactttgataATAATTCCATGATATGATCTTTTGTAATGATTATTTGTACACTTTTGTAAGTATTTATTGGAAAAGTTTACTCCCTAAACCTATCATTTCCTGTTCCAACACTTGGGTGAGATTGTTAATAATTTAGTAGATTACTCAGGGATTAACACTGAATGGAAAAATAAGTCAGCCCCCATCTCCATAAGAGTCATTTCTCTTGCTAAGTAAATCTCCTTCACTCTCTTAGGCAGTGGCCTATTCACCATTGTTGTATCTATATTTGCTGTTGTCACCACTACCACCTATCTGGGTTCAAGCTCCACCTAGCCACTTCCCTGGGGTCCTGTGGTGCCCTGAACACTAATGCATGTGTGGACATGGGGAGGCCAGGCATACTGCTTCATGTCCATGTTGCTTGCCCTTGTGTGTACAAGTCCTGCTGCTGGACTGAAACTGCATACTAATGCCGCCACCCAGTATAGACCCTCTGCTCACGTGTGTACTCAGtgataaaattaagaatttcaagatggcagcAGAGCAATAATTAAGCAAGGTTAGTATCTGAGTATGAGAACCTATGTAAGCACACATGCTCTATGCTTTGAGAAATGTAGATTGAACAAATACAAAGGGGATGACATCATGTAAAACCAGCAAAATGATGGGGATGTCAGTTTTCGTCATTGTAAATATCCTAAGGAAGTGTGGAAGCAAGCAGGCAAATGCATTCCAGACTCCTTCCCATTTTAGGTTGTGAGTAATAGAAGGAATCAGGAGACATCAATCTATTTCTGTCCTGACACAATATATTTTGTTCTACCCTTtaaaagaaactggaaacaattttatttactgtttaaGTAACTGCCTAGAAAATGAGGATTTGGCATTATATAAAATTAACTTCCTATGTTGTCCTTAGTAGGTCTttgagtaatttaaaaaaaaaaagctttctttgtTGAAagactatgttaaaaaaaaaaaaattaatatttaacagTTTGTACTTGCCTacaaaattcttaattttctttatggttaAAATGAGAGATAGGAATTTTTTTCACAGTGACCTATAATTCTACTTGACCAAGTGTTTTAAAACCTTTTATCAATTCTTAACCAATTTCCCAAACTCAAATGCCAAGCAAAGATCTGTTGAAATCAAATTAACTTTGGTATTTTTCATTAAACTCCTGTAAAATTGCcaaaaaaaaatgtcactttataaaaatagaaatgttaaaCTAATTAGGCTAATATGTGAAATTACATGGAAAGAATTGTCAAATAAGAAGTAATACTAAGACTTGTTTATATTGCTAATGTTGTATTGGTGTGTATTATGGTATACATTCCAGAAGTTATATGTTATTTTTAGTCATCTGATATATTCTGGGACAATGTTAACAGTCATAATGCAAATTATCATCTTAAAATGTTGCATATCACAAAAATTACTACATTTtcttatgaaataaatttttgtatcttttgtctttgtcatttatagttattgtttaatttagataTTTACAAAAATGTTTCTACACAAATGCTCTATTTCAAGGACATTCATGAAAGGGACTAATGGAAAACCTAGATTTAATAACAAGTACTCATTACTTGGGGCTGAATGATCTAAAGATGATGATTGcaattttttattacattttgtttGAAACATTGCTGGAtccttaatgtttttttttttttttttccccagactgAAGAAAACTTTTCCTCTTACCTGTGActcacaataatttaaaaaattatgacacCTTAAACAAAGATACAGCATTTATTTTAATCCTGATCTGATCCCTCAGGAATTTGCAAAGCCTTGAATCAAAGCTTTAGTACTATAGCCAACATTTCCACTTGTGccgttctgctgctgctgctgctaagtcgcatcagtcatgtccaactctgtgcgacgccatagaaggcagcccaccaggctcctctgttcctgggattctccaggcaagaacactggagtgggttgctatttccttttccaatgcatacacgcatgctaagtcgcttcagtcatgtctgactctgtgcgaccccatggacagcagcccatcaagctcctccatccacaggattctccaggcaagaatattggagcaggttcccatttccttctcctgtgccCTTCTACAAGGAGAATAAATTCATATTGACTTAGAGTAAGAGTCTGTTCAAAAGGATGAATTTGTTTGAAAAGAGACAATAGATCTCAAATGTAGTAATTTGTGCTAAGCCAATGTCACCAAACTGAGACTAAATACCTAACTGATGAGAGCTGATGAGGCTGAACCACCCAAGTCCAGTTTATGTGGCATATGGATGACAGCAGACAAGGTATAATCTCCCTGAGAGTATAGTGAGGGATCAAGATATTAGATTAGGAGATTTCTCCCAGAGACCAGGATCCACAATCAGAGCAAGAAACCAGATCTGTATCCaaaatgtgtgctcagttgctcagtctagtctgactctttgagacaccatggactgcagcctgccaggctcctctgtccatcggatttcccaggcaagaatactgggctgtcatttccttctccactagatCTGAAGTACTGAACTACAAAAACCCTGAGGTTATATGATTTTAGAAGGAGTAATGATTTATGATAGTGCAATTTTAGCGTGTCTCTTTTACTTGTTAAGTGCATATAATTTCATAGATAAGAAGTGAATATAATTTCATAGGTAGGAAGAAGTTTATGCATATATCATTGCTATTGTCACATAATGTGTAGACCATTTTGATTCACCAAAACTTTAGAATCATTTATAGAAATGAGAATATTATAGGAAGAGAGCTAATTGGTCACAGAAGCTTATTTCAATCTATTTTTCCAGTGTGAATGTATGAACCCTTTTCCCTCACTGTCCATTTCTAGGACTCTTGAATAAAGTCCAATTACTCCCTCTTACTCATAAGAAAAAGCCTAAGAAACAGATGACTATACTAAGACACTTAAAATCTTACAGAAGTTTGTCTTTACAACAAACAGTGgctgatttacttttttttttttttttactttattttactttacaatactgtattggttgagccatacattaacatgaatccaccacgggtgtacatgtgttcccaaacatgaacccccctcccacctccctctccataacatctctctgagtcatccccatgcaccagccccaaccatgctgtatcctgcatcagacatagactggtgattcgtttcttacatgatagtatacatgttacaatgccattttcccaaatcatcccaccctctccctctccttctgagtccaaaagtccactatacacatttgtgtctcttttgctgtcttgcatacagggtcatcattgccatctttctaaattccatatatatgtgttagtatactgtattggtgtttttctttctggcttacttcactctgtacaatcggctccagtttcatccacctcattagaacagattcaaatgtattctttttaatggctgagtaatactccattgtgtatatgtaccactgctttcttatccattcatctgctgatggacatctaagttgtttccatgtcctggctattataaacagtgctgcaatgaacactggggtacatgtgtctctttcagttctggtttcctcggtgtgtatgcccagcagtgggattgctggctcataaggcagttctatttgcaattttttaaggaatctccacactgttctccatagtggctgtactagtttgcattcccaccaacagtgtaggagggttccgttttttccacaccctctccagcatttattgcttgctgacttttggatcacagccgttctgactggtgtgaagtggtacctcattgtggtcttgatttgcatttctctaataacgagtgatgttgagcatcttttcatgtgtttgttagccatccatatgtcttttttggagaaatgtctatttagttctttggcccatttatactatgttcatggatcgacagaatcaatatagtgaaaatgagtatactacccaaagcaatctacaaattcagtgcaatccctatcaagctaccagcgatatttttcacagaactagaacaaataatttcatcatttgtatggaaatacaaaatacctcgaatagccaaagcaatcttgagaaagaagaatggaactggaggaatcaacttgcctgacttcaggctctactacaaagccacagatatcaagacagtatagtattgacacaaagacagaaatatagatcaatggaacaaaatagaaagcccagagataaatccacacgcatatggacatcttatctttgacaaaggaggcaatatacaatggagtaaagacaatctctataacaagtgatgctgggaaaactggtcaaccacttgtaaaagaatgaaactagatcactttctaacaccgcacacaaaaataaactcaaaatggattaaagatctaaatgtaagaccagaaactataaaactcctagaggagaacataggcaaaacactctccgacataaatcacagcaggatcctctatgatccaccccccagaattctggaaataaaagcaaaaataaacaaatgggatctaattaaaattaaaagcttctgcacaacaaaggaaactataagcaaggtgaaaagacagccttctgaatgggagaaaacaatagcaaatgaagcaactgacaaacaactaatctcaaaaatatacaagcaacttatgcagctcaactcttactttttatttcatttttgtgtatgttgggcttatctggtggttcagacagtgaagaatccactggcaatatgggatacctgggtttaatccctgggttgggaagatactctggagaggggaacagctacccagtctagtattcttgcctggagaattcaatggacagaggaggttggcatggtgttgcaaagagtcagacaggattgagcaactttcatttcacttcttgTGTATGTTGGTGAATAAAAACCTATAGATACAGTCAAGAAAAATTTACACCTTCATCTTCTGTTCCATGTAGGATATATTGCAGATTCAaggcttgtttatttatttgtttcttcccCAAATATCCAACATCAGAACGTTTTCTGCTAATTCTTTTCTTCTTAGGTATAATGTCATTACTGCTGACATATCAATGGcaatacttttaaagaaatatttaagattCAAGAAATTGAAAATGCTTCATAAATTTAAACACCTTATTTTTCCTTCAGTGGATAAACccaaaataaaagacaataataaacaatttggatttatttttaattaagaaaaagatgTCTTATTCAATTTAGGTCTTGAAGCAATCAAAATTGATATTCAATAGTTGAGATTGTTCCCCTGTCAGATTCAAGGATCTTTTAAGTAACATCAAATGACAGAAGATTTGAACAGTGTAacatgaataacaacaacaactgaaTGTTTCATTGGCAGTCCTGATACATGGAATAAAATATCAGATATAATGTGAcattcattttttccatttggtGTTTATTATTTCACCTTCAGAGTGTGATTGAATTAAGCAACTCATGGAAACATTTTTCCATAGAAAGtctaatataataaaatacatgtgAAATAAATATTAGTAGTTTcattagaatttgaaatattaCATTTTCACTTGTCAATAACTAAATAACTGATACTAATTGTACAAGGTGGGAAAGTCTAATATGATATATCATGTTGAATCCAAAtgacatttatttcaaaaattgcTCTACCATTTTTTTTAGCaagttattgttttattttaattgctaaattgtgtcttactcttgtgacccaatggactatagcccaccaggttttgtctgtggaatttcctaggcaagaatatggagtgggatgtcatttctttttccaggggatctccccaacccagggatcaaacttgcatctcctgtattgacaagttatttaccactgagcca includes:
- the LOC128051379 gene encoding olfactory receptor 2L2-like, which codes for MGNYNQTSTDFILLGLFPSSRTGLFLFILIVFIFLMALVGNLSMILLIFLDIRLHKPMYFLLSQLSLMDLNYISTTVPKMAYDFLFANKSISIIGCGIQSFFLTMACAEGLLLASMAYDRYVAICFPLHYPVRISRRMCILMITGSWIMGSINSCAHTTYALRIPYCQSRSINHFFCDVTVMLTIACIDTTVYEYTVFLSTTLFLLLPFIGIAFSYGRVLLAVYRMNSAERKKKAYSTCSTHLAVVSFYYASFVYMYLRPRFLRTPTEDKVLAVFYIILTPMLNPIIYSLRNKEVIGALRRVTQRISPMKM